TGGTTTATCCCGGTATCTGCCTGGCTATACGGCCACCCGCCGCTATGCGGCGGCCATCCTGGTGGGAGCCCGTAGCGCCTTGGCGGAAATGCCCGAACGGTATCACGCAAAATGTGTTCGGCTTTCCGAAAATGCGATTGACCTCGACCGTTTTCCGCGTTGCGCGCCTCCCGCGCTGGCCAAGCCATTGCGGGTCGCCTTTGTGGGGCGTCTGGTCCCGTTGAAGGGTGTGGATATGCTGATCGAAGCCGCCGCGCCGCTGGTGCGCCAGGGACAAGTCAATCTGGATATCATTGGCGACGGCCCGGAGTTGCCGCGCCTCAAACTGCTTTGCGAAAAACTCGGGATCACCGGCGGGGTGGAATTTCCCGGTTGGTTGGACCATTCCCAGATTACCGGGCGCCTGGGCCGGGCGAACGTGCTCGGTTTTCCCAGTGTGCGTGAATTTGGTGGCGGTGTGGTTCTTGAGGCGATGGCCTTGGGGGTTGTGCCCATTGTCCTTGACCATGGCGGTCCGGCCGAACTGATTCCGCCGGGCGGCGGCTTCGTCCTGCCCATGGGCTCCCGCGCCAGTCTGGTACACCAGTTCGGGGTAACCCTTGCCAACCTGGCCGCCGCCCCTGAGCAACTTCGTGTACTGGCGCGGTGCGCCCAAGACCATGTGCATCAGCATTACACGTGGGCAGCCAAGGCCAGCCAAGTTTTAGAAGTTTATGATTGGGTGTTGGGCCGGCGTGCTGACAAACCGAATTATTCTTTTACACCTCATGAATGAAACAACTCCAAACTCGCATTCCAAACCAGCCCGGGCAACGCTCCTCTGTCCAACGGACCAGTCCGTGCTGCCGACGCTGTCCCGCCAGTGTCCGCTTCCGCTTTTGCCGGCCTTGGGCGACACTTTGCTCGGCCATGCCATTGCTTTCCTGGCCGCCCAAGGAGTTCGCGAGATCTGCATTGTTGCCAGCGAC
The sequence above is drawn from the Verrucomicrobiota bacterium genome and encodes:
- a CDS encoding glycosyltransferase; amino-acid sequence: MTADKQPITTGGQIGPELPLAGEMNPRVPAGARQLRVLLLAESANPKLYSVSLIGWSFARALSHVADVHLVSELRNREDILAAGVAGMEFTAINNRRWQGLAWNIARLLRGGTSLGWSTYSGLATLVYPFYEREVWRVFGSRLKRGEFDLVHRVTPNAPVTPSLLAKRCADIGVPFVLGPINGGVPWPKDFTHLRRAERDWLSPLRGLSRYLPGYTATRRYAAAILVGARSALAEMPERYHAKCVRLSENAIDLDRFPRCAPPALAKPLRVAFVGRLVPLKGVDMLIEAAAPLVRQGQVNLDIIGDGPELPRLKLLCEKLGITGGVEFPGWLDHSQITGRLGRANVLGFPSVREFGGGVVLEAMALGVVPIVLDHGGPAELIPPGGGFVLPMGSRASLVHQFGVTLANLAAAPEQLRVLARCAQDHVHQHYTWAAKASQVLEVYDWVLGRRADKPNYSFTPHE